The genome window GAGCACTTGGTGTGGAACCTCGTAAAGATCAAATTGACAAAGTATATAAATATCCGGAAAATCCATTAATAGAAGTGCCAGACCTTGTCGGGCATACGAAAAAAGATATCAGTGAAATGTTTATTAATCTTAAAATTGATTCAAGTGGAAGCGGGGATACGGTGATTAAGCAATCTCCAGAGCCTGGAACAAAAGTGAAGGAAGGATCAACTATTTTGGTTCAATTTAATTAATTGGAAGAGATGCGGCAGCATAATACGTGCCGCTTCTCTTCCTCTATAAAAAAGCCTCTTGAGCCTTTTAATCCAAGAATAGAGCTCGTATGTAAATAATTAAAATTTTCCTCTATCTTAAATTATTCTTCTAATATAAATTCTCCAACAATAAGGTACAACATAGATAAATTTTTTTTAATCATGTAAAATAAAATACGCTAAGAAAATTGTATAATCTATATGGCTGATTCATTATTTAGTATATAATTAATATTTATGAGCAATCAAAGATTACATATAGAGCTAGAGAAAAGAGGAATCAAAAAGCGATGCAATTAAAAAAACTTATTGAGAGTTTACAGCCATACACTCCTTATACCGGAGAAGATGTGGAAATAAAATCAATAGAGAATGATAATCGCAAAGTATCAGATGGCAGTCTTTTTATTTGTATAAAAGGTTATACAGTCGATGGCCATGATTTTGCCCAAAAAGCATACGAATCTGGGGCAGTCGCTGTCATAGCGGAAAGAAGTCTGTCCTTGCCTATTCCAGTGATCGTTGTAAAAGATACAAAAAGAGCTAGTAGTGTGCTTGCAGATGTATTTTATCAAAAGCCGACTCAAAAGCTTCAGCTTATTGGAATAACAGGTACAAATGGAAAGACAACAACTAGCCATTTAATAGATGCTATTTTAAAAGAGGCAAATAAAAAAACAGGAATCATCGGTACGATGTATACCAAAATCGGTGAGGAAATACAAGAAACAAAAAATACAACTCCAGAAGCTGTGACCCTGCAGAAGGTGTTTCATCAAATGGTGGAGCAAAAAGTTGATACAGCTGTTATGGAAGTATCTTCCCATGCCCTTGTAGAAGGCAGAGTATTTGGTTGTGACTATGATATTGCTGTTTTTACCAATCTAAGTCAAGATCATTTAGATTATCATGGTACGATGGAAGAATATAAAAAAGCGAAAGGGTTGCTTTTTACAAGACTAGGAAATGCCTTTTCGTCTGAAAAGCCAAAATTTGCTATTCTCAATAAAGATGATGCAGCAGCGAATGAGTATGAAACCATTACAGCCGCTCATATTCTTACATATGGAATTGATAAAGAAGCTGATATAATGGCAAAAAATATAAAAATTACGGCAGCAGGCACATCATTCGATTTACATACTCCGCTTGGCATACATTCTGTCCAATTAAAAATGGTTGGGAAATTTAACGTGTATAATACACTAGCAAGCATTGGTGCTGCAATCGCAAGTAATATTCCAATGGAAGTGACCATCAATGCGCTAGAAAAGGTAGCAGGAGTCGCAGGGAGATTTGAAACGGTTAATGCCGGCCAAGACTTTTCTGTGATCGTTGATTATTCACATACACCTGATAGTTTGCAAAATGCTTTGCAAACGGTAAAAGAATTTGCTAAGAATAAAATATATGTGATCGTTGGCTGTGGGGGCGATAGAGACAAGACGAAACGTCCTTTAATGGCGAAAATTGCTTGCGAGGAAGCGAGTTATGCAATCCTAACTTCCGATAATCCTAGAAGTGAAGATCCGCTTGCCATATTAAAAGATATGGAGGAAGGAGTTAGGGCTGAACAGAATTATACGATAATCTCTGATCGCAAAGAGGCTATTGCCTTTGCTGTTGATCAAGCGCAGCCTGATGATGTTATTCTAATTGCAGGGAAAGGGCATGAAACGTATCAAATTATTGGTTCTAAAGTGTTGGACTTTGATGACCGTTTAGTTGCAAAAGAAGCGATAGAGGAGAGAAAAAATGACACTGTCCTATAACTTAGTCCTTCAAGCTATTCCCGAAGCAAAAGGGTTTGTGAAAGAAGATTTGCTTTTTCAAACCGTGTCATTCTTAGCAGAGTGCGAACAGCCAAAAGGACTGTTTATTCCATTTTATAAAGATAGTTCTGGTGATTTGAGTGCTGCTATAACAAATGGAGCAATTGGAGCGATTTGGGAAGAGGGGATGAAACTCCCATCCTATACACCAAATCATTTTCCGATTTTTTATACAAAAGATTTAAAGGAAGGCATATTAAAAATGAGTAAAATTTACGAGCAACAATTACAAGCACAAGAAAAAACAACTAAATTTATTTTTTTGCAAGAAAACAGTCTGAATTCCCAGATGGAAACATATGATATAGCGGTAATTAGAGAGCATGTATTAAATACAAATAATCAAATGAAAGGAGGGAATTAAAATGCAGGAGAAAGTTATCTTTTTACGATTCTATTAGGCTTTTTAATAACAGTATTAATTTCTCCCTTTTTTATTCCCTTCTTGCGAAGATTAAAATTCGGACAAAGCATTAGAGAAGAAGGACCGAAGTCTCATCAGAAAAAAACGGGAACGCCAACTATGGGGGGCTTAATGATTATTTTCTCCATTGTTGTAACGACATTGGTAATGATTAATAAATTTTCAGAGCCAACAATTAAGACGTATTTATTACTTTTAGTATTAGTCGGATTTGGATTGTTAGGCTTTTTAGATGACTTTATAAAAGTAGTGATGAAGCGTAATTTAGGATTAACTTCTAGACAAAAGCTATTAGGGCAGATAATTATTTCGCTTATTTTTTACTTTGTTTTACGCGAAAACGAATTTTCCACTGCAATTTCGATTCCTTTTGTAGATAAACCACTAGAATTAGGGTGGTTTTATGCGCTATTTATTATTTTTTGGTTAGTTGGATTTTCTAATGCGGTGAATTTAACCGATGGCTTGGACGGATTAGTTTCTGGAACTTCTGCTGTGGCATTTGGAGCGTTTGCTGTCCTTGCATGGAGTCAATCACAGTTTGAAATTAGCATTTTCTCGGTAGCCATTGTGGGCGCAGTTTTAGGATTTTTAGTATTCAACGCCCATCCAGCAAAAGTATTTATGGGAGATACTGGTTCACTTGCCCTTGGAGGTGCTATTGCAGCGATTGCTATTTTAACAAAGACAGAAATTTTATTAATATTAATAGGTGGAGTATTTGTTATTGAGACACTTTCTGTCATTCTTCAAGTAATATCTTTTAAATCAACAGGGAGAAGAATTTTCCGTATGAGCCCATTACATCACCATTATGAACTAGTTGGCTGGTCTGAATGGCGAGTAGTTGTCACATTTTGGACGGTTGGATTATTATTTGCCGCTTTAGGAATTTATATTGAGGTGTGGTTATAATGAAGCAGATTAATGATTATCATCATAAAAAAATTCTGGTATTAGGTCTTGCTAAAAGTGGAATAAGCGCAGCTCAATTACTACATAATTTAGGTGCCTTTGTAACAGTAAATGATAGTAAGCCATTAGATGAAAATCCAGAAGCACAAGGCTTATTAGAACAAGGAATCACGGTTATCTGCGGAAGTCATCCTATTGAATTGCTGGAGGAGGGTTTCCAGCTGATCGTAAAAAACCCTGGAATTCCTTACTTTAATCCAATGATTAAAGGGGCAGTGGAGCGTGGCATTCCTGTAATCACAGAGGTAGAACTAGCATACAGAGTGTCCGAAGCTCCTTTTCTTGCAATCACTGGGTCAAATGGGAAAACAACGACCACAACCTTATTGTTTGATATGTTAGAACTTGATAAGAAAAAGCCTTTGATAGCGGGGAATATTGGAACAGTTGCTTCTAATGTAGCCCAAGTTGCAGAGGAAGATAATAAAATAGTGATTGAATTATCCTCCTTTCAATTAATGGGAATTGAAAAATTCAAGCCGAAAATTGCGATCATTACAAATATTTATGAGGCACATTTAGATTATCATGGGACACGGGAAGAATATGCGAAGGCAAAAGGAAACATTACGAGAAACCAAGATGAAAGTGACTATTTAATTGTGAACGTCGAACAAGAGATTGTCATGGATATCGCGAACAGAAGCAATGCAACGATTATTCCTTTTTCTGCAAAACGTGAACTTGAGTTTGGGGCCTATATAAAAGATAATATTATTTATTTTAATGATCAAAAAATTATGGCATTATCAGATATAACGTATTTAAGTGCATTAAATTTAGAAAACATCCTTTCATCTGTTGCAGCAGCAAAATTATCAGGTGTAACAAATGAAAGTATTTTTGCCGTATTAAGTACCTTTAAAGGGGTTAAGCATCGTCTGCAATTTATTAAAGAAATAAACGGACGGAAATTCTATAATGATTCGAAAGCAACAAATATCCTGGCAACACAAAATGCCCTTGCAGCCTTTAATGAACCGGTTATTCTGTTAGCTGGTGGACTGGACCGCGGAAATGAATTTGATGAACTCATTCCATCTCTTAAAAATGTAAAAGCTATGATTACTTTTGGACAAACTGCTGAAAAAGTGGAGAAGGCAGGCAAGCTTGCAGGAATAAAAACCATTAAACGCGTCGATAATGTGGACAAAGCAGTACCTGTTGCCTATGACTTATCAGAAAGCGGAGATGTTATTCTTCTTTCCCCAGCATGTGCAAGCTGGGATCAATATAAAACTTTTGAAGTCAGAGGAGACATTTTTATCAATGCGGTGCATATGCTTAAATAAGGGCTTGTCTGTAAGTAGGCGTTGAAAGAAAATTTAAGATCTATATGGATAGAAATAAAAAAGTATCCATATAAAATACTTACTTAAAAGTAAGCTCTGTAAATGATAACAAGGTTAGTAGAAAAAGGCTAAAGGTTTCATTTCATCTAAATTAGGGTGGAAGGAACGCTCTTTTCCCTTATTCCTAGTTTAACCGATAATTTACAGAGCTTTCTTTTTTTATCCGATTCCTCAGTAGTATACAAAGAAATCTGGGTATAAATCGCTTTTCTTTGTTGCAAGCCCTTAATCTTGCAGGTTCGAGGTGTTAATGGTGCCATCAAAAAAAACGACTCCAGATATAATTCTAATGATTATTACATTTACGTTGCTAGCGATAGGGTTAATCATGGTGTATAGTGCTAGTGCTGTAATGGCTGAACGAAATTTAGGTGATTCTTTTTTCTTTGCTAAAAGGCAAATGCTTTTTGCAGGAGTCGGAATTGCAGCAATGTTATTTATTATGAATCTTGATTACTGGATATGGAGATCTTGGGCTAAACCGATTATTATTGTTTGTTTTATTTTACTTGTCGTTGTTTTAATTCCTGGGTGGGGTTAGTTCGAAATGGTTCGCAAAGCTGGATCGGAGTAGGTGCTTTTTCTATTCAGCCCTCTGAATTTATGAAAATAGCAATGATTCTTTTCTTGGGAAAATTTCTATCAGAAAATCAAAAGCATATAACCTCCTTTAAAAAAGGGTTACTTCCCTCATTAGGTCTGGTATTCCTTGCCTTCGGAATGATTATGCTTCAGCCGGATTTAGGTACTGGGACAGTTATGGTTGGAACTAGTATTGTCATGATTTTTATTGCTGGTGCTCGCATTCGTCACTTTGTTATATTAGGTCTTATTGGGGTAGCTGGTTTTATCGGTCTGGTTGCATCAGCTCCTTATCGGATTAAAAGGATAACATCCTTTCTGGACCCATGGTCAGATCCATTAGGAAGCGGATTTCAAATAATCCAATCTTTATATGCAATTGGTCCAGGCGGTTTATTCGGTTTAGGACTTGGGGAAAGCAGACAAAAATTTTTCTACTTACCTGAGCCGCAAACCGATTTCATTTTTGCGATTCTGTCAGAAGAATTAGGCTTTATCGGCGGTTCGCTGATTTTATTATTATTCGCGCTTTTACTTTGGAGAGGCATAAGAATTGCATTAGGAGCTCAAGATTTATTTGGGAGCTTTGTGGCAGTCGGGATCATTTCCATGGTTGCAATTCAAGTTATGATTAACATTGGGGTGGTAACAGGGCTAATGCCAGTTACAGGGATTACACTTCCGTTTTTAAGCTATGGCGGCTCATCGCTGACACTTATGTTAATAGCAATAGGCATCCTTCTAAATGTGAGCCGATTTTCGCGGTATTAAATGCAGCCTCATTGCTAGGAAATTTTTTGATGAAATTTATAGAAACCTAGTGGAGAGAATACGTTCTCTTTACTAGGTTTTTTTGTGGAGAGCTAAAGAGTGTTTATCATGGTAGTCTCTGTTTCAGAGGGAAGAAATGTTGTAGAATACAAAAAATTTATTTTTTTCACACATATGATAAATCCTTTTCAAACATGACAATATGACATGTAGGAAGACGAAATGTATTACATTTCATTATCATTTTCAAGATATTCATAAAGCAAGTTTAAAATATAGTACAATAAGGTATCTATTATTTGGGAGATGACGGCAAAGCTAAAAAATATCTAAAAAAATAGCAGAAGATTATTTTTGTTTTATGTTATTTGAAGCTATAATGTAAAAGAGAAGAAAACCACGTTTTTTTCAGGAAAAGTAGAGATGAGAAGTATTTTGAGGTGGAAAGAATGAAAATAGTAGTAAGCGGCGGAGGAACAGGGGGACATATATACCCTGCATTAGCATTGATTCGCGAAATAAAAAGAGAAGTGAAGGATGCTGAATTTCTTTATATCGGAACAGAGCAAGGGCTAGAAAGTAAATTAGTTAGACGAGAAGATATTCCATTTAAAACAATACATATCACAGGGTTTAAACGAAAACTTTCCCCAGAAAATGTGAAAACAGTTTGGCGATTTATTGCAGGTGTACAAAAAAGTAAAGCGATTTTAAAAGAATTTAAAGCAGACGTTGTCATCGGGACAGGCGGATATGTTTGTGGTCCGGTTGTATATGCGGCAGCTAAGCTTGGAATACCGACTATTATTCATGAACAAAATAGTGTTCCAGGGTTAACCAATAAGTTTTTAAGTAAATATGTCGATAAAGTAGCGATTTGCTTTGAAGAAGCGGCTTCTTTTTTTCCAGATAAAAAAGTAGTGATGACCGGGAATCCAAGGGCATCCGAAGTGTTAAATCAGGATGGAATAAAAGGTCGCTTATCAGTCGGATTAAAATTAAAAGA of Niallia circulans contains these proteins:
- a CDS encoding UDP-N-acetylmuramoyl-L-alanyl-D-glutamate--2,6-diaminopimelate ligase; amino-acid sequence: MQLKKLIESLQPYTPYTGEDVEIKSIENDNRKVSDGSLFICIKGYTVDGHDFAQKAYESGAVAVIAERSLSLPIPVIVVKDTKRASSVLADVFYQKPTQKLQLIGITGTNGKTTTSHLIDAILKEANKKTGIIGTMYTKIGEEIQETKNTTPEAVTLQKVFHQMVEQKVDTAVMEVSSHALVEGRVFGCDYDIAVFTNLSQDHLDYHGTMEEYKKAKGLLFTRLGNAFSSEKPKFAILNKDDAAANEYETITAAHILTYGIDKEADIMAKNIKITAAGTSFDLHTPLGIHSVQLKMVGKFNVYNTLASIGAAIASNIPMEVTINALEKVAGVAGRFETVNAGQDFSVIVDYSHTPDSLQNALQTVKEFAKNKIYVIVGCGGDRDKTKRPLMAKIACEEASYAILTSDNPRSEDPLAILKDMEEGVRAEQNYTIISDRKEAIAFAVDQAQPDDVILIAGKGHETYQIIGSKVLDFDDRLVAKEAIEERKNDTVL
- the mraY gene encoding phospho-N-acetylmuramoyl-pentapeptide-transferase, which codes for MLLGFLITVLISPFFIPFLRRLKFGQSIREEGPKSHQKKTGTPTMGGLMIIFSIVVTTLVMINKFSEPTIKTYLLLLVLVGFGLLGFLDDFIKVVMKRNLGLTSRQKLLGQIIISLIFYFVLRENEFSTAISIPFVDKPLELGWFYALFIIFWLVGFSNAVNLTDGLDGLVSGTSAVAFGAFAVLAWSQSQFEISIFSVAIVGAVLGFLVFNAHPAKVFMGDTGSLALGGAIAAIAILTKTEILLILIGGVFVIETLSVILQVISFKSTGRRIFRMSPLHHHYELVGWSEWRVVVTFWTVGLLFAALGIYIEVWL
- the murD gene encoding UDP-N-acetylmuramoyl-L-alanine--D-glutamate ligase, with product MKQINDYHHKKILVLGLAKSGISAAQLLHNLGAFVTVNDSKPLDENPEAQGLLEQGITVICGSHPIELLEEGFQLIVKNPGIPYFNPMIKGAVERGIPVITEVELAYRVSEAPFLAITGSNGKTTTTTLLFDMLELDKKKPLIAGNIGTVASNVAQVAEEDNKIVIELSSFQLMGIEKFKPKIAIITNIYEAHLDYHGTREEYAKAKGNITRNQDESDYLIVNVEQEIVMDIANRSNATIIPFSAKRELEFGAYIKDNIIYFNDQKIMALSDITYLSALNLENILSSVAAAKLSGVTNESIFAVLSTFKGVKHRLQFIKEINGRKFYNDSKATNILATQNALAAFNEPVILLAGGLDRGNEFDELIPSLKNVKAMITFGQTAEKVEKAGKLAGIKTIKRVDNVDKAVPVAYDLSESGDVILLSPACASWDQYKTFEVRGDIFINAVHMLK
- the murG gene encoding undecaprenyldiphospho-muramoylpentapeptide beta-N-acetylglucosaminyltransferase; this encodes MKIVVSGGGTGGHIYPALALIREIKREVKDAEFLYIGTEQGLESKLVRREDIPFKTIHITGFKRKLSPENVKTVWRFIAGVQKSKAILKEFKADVVIGTGGYVCGPVVYAAAKLGIPTIIHEQNSVPGLTNKFLSKYVDKVAICFEEAASFFPDKKVVMTGNPRASEVLNQDGIKGRLSVGLKLKEPAVLIVGGSRGARPINDAVIAALPQLGEKAYQVLYVTGEVHYEAVKKEVERVGNPENVIIKPFVHNMPEVLTSIDLTVARAGATTLSELTSLGIPSILVPSPYVTNNHQEKNAHALTSNGAARMLLEQDMNGQKLIEEMDAIMLNPVLLKEMKETSKKLGIPDAAMRLYNVMKEVIDNKKK